One window from the genome of Myxococcota bacterium encodes:
- a CDS encoding alpha-E domain-containing protein, with amino-acid sequence MISRVAESCFWLNRYIERVEVLARMLDVNLSFQLDVALPDAERWWPLVIVTGQGDSAPADLRASAADEAEAIQAYLVWNEQNPSSLYASLRAARENARTIRETISLEMWETVNDLWVWLNDRAAKRAYRGDRNAFYRRIKDQCLLYHGIANATMLHEDPFHFTRLGTSLERANQTARILDVKHHSVGPTGRGDEMPVETAQWLATLRFCSGVEPFFKREDSVLSGRDVAEFLIFDGNFARSIAHNLSRARNFLDLVSSSAEGAPGSATRERITRVSGFLDELDIDEALARGLHEVITELVEAIAAICDSVRAEFFDPAAPGAAPSPPPQSSQSQSQGAG; translated from the coding sequence ATGATCTCGCGCGTGGCCGAGAGCTGCTTCTGGCTCAACCGCTACATCGAGCGCGTCGAGGTGCTCGCGCGCATGCTCGACGTCAACCTGTCGTTCCAGCTCGACGTGGCGCTTCCCGACGCGGAGCGATGGTGGCCGCTCGTGATCGTCACGGGCCAGGGCGATTCCGCGCCGGCCGACCTCCGCGCGAGTGCCGCCGACGAGGCGGAGGCCATCCAGGCGTACCTCGTGTGGAACGAGCAGAACCCGAGCTCGCTCTACGCGTCGCTCCGCGCCGCGCGCGAGAACGCCCGCACCATCCGCGAGACGATCAGCCTCGAGATGTGGGAGACGGTGAACGACCTCTGGGTCTGGCTCAACGATCGCGCCGCGAAGCGCGCCTATCGCGGCGATCGCAACGCCTTCTACCGCCGGATCAAGGACCAGTGCCTGCTCTACCACGGCATCGCGAACGCCACGATGCTGCACGAGGACCCGTTCCACTTCACGCGCCTCGGTACGTCGCTCGAGCGCGCGAACCAGACGGCGCGCATCCTCGACGTCAAGCACCACAGCGTCGGGCCGACGGGCCGCGGCGACGAGATGCCCGTCGAGACCGCGCAGTGGCTCGCCACGCTGCGCTTCTGCTCGGGCGTCGAGCCGTTCTTCAAGCGCGAGGACAGCGTGCTGTCGGGCCGCGACGTCGCCGAGTTCCTGATCTTCGACGGCAACTTCGCGCGCTCGATCGCCCACAATCTCTCGCGCGCGCGGAACTTCCTCGACCTCGTGAGCTCGAGCGCGGAGGGCGCGCCCGGGTCGGCGACGCGCGAGCGGATCACGCGGGTGTCCGGCTTCCTCGACGAGCTCGACATCGACGAGGCGCTCGCGCGCGGCCTGCACGAAGTGATCACGGAGCTCGTCGAGGCCATCGCCGCGATCTGCGACAGCGTGCGCGCGGAGTTCTTCGACCCCGCGGCGCCGGGCGCGGCGCCATCGCCGCCGCCGCAGTCGTCGCAGTCGCAGAGCCAGGGCGCGGGCTGA
- a CDS encoding thioredoxin family protein, protein MLRPTPRALVLALALLFAAASASAKPPFEVPASGGPEWNDTAIEWHSYDEGIGAIEETGRPALLVFKTDWCPHCIEYSRVFHDPRVVELAKRFVMIRVDRDDQDGVSAQYGKFGEYVPRTLFVRADGRVDWYHHGANTRYPYFLDERDPAELIALMESFPPMAPVAASPIAAPRD, encoded by the coding sequence GTGCTCCGCCCCACCCCCCGCGCCCTCGTCCTGGCGCTCGCACTCCTGTTCGCCGCCGCATCCGCGTCGGCGAAGCCTCCGTTCGAGGTTCCCGCGAGCGGCGGCCCCGAGTGGAACGACACCGCCATCGAGTGGCACTCCTACGACGAGGGCATCGGGGCGATCGAAGAGACCGGCCGGCCGGCGCTCCTCGTCTTCAAGACGGACTGGTGTCCGCACTGCATCGAGTACAGCCGCGTCTTCCACGACCCGCGCGTCGTCGAGCTCGCCAAGCGCTTCGTGATGATCCGCGTCGATCGCGACGACCAGGACGGCGTCAGCGCGCAGTACGGCAAGTTCGGCGAGTACGTTCCGCGCACGCTCTTCGTGCGCGCCGATGGACGCGTCGACTGGTACCACCACGGCGCGAACACGCGGTACCCGTACTTCCTCGACGAGCGCGACCCGGCCGAGCTGATCGCCCTGATGGAGAGCTTCCCGCCGATGGCGCCCGTGGCCGCATCGCCGATCGCCGCACCCCGCGACTGA
- a CDS encoding class II glutamine amidotransferase, which translates to MSELLALCFDGDASPAVRFADPQAPSGGGRAPARHYGWGIGWYPKSERGASVLKDPSSSGQTAVGDALGDWERFRSTLFLCHLRGHNRPRSQQDAQPFVRSYGGHQWIFAHDGDLAHDYAERLPLGDDPAFEPLGYTDSEHAFCWLLAQLHQRRARALADVAPEDLHGWFRRLNEGGHINAILSDGDMLLVYGDVAPARRLCWSRRIPPHVQTSLESQAVSISLDAARDPNRTLLVFSSVPLSRDEWLPLAPSQMVLARRGAVVFDSAPAAETAPGAPRDPGAPPPTLRSETSHQVAAAVPLSHYSEDAHAPASAPASRVLRVVHETRYAYTDAVERSSHRLLLRPLDDRHQKLLSYDLDLSPSAEVAEFEDVFGNTAFHLEIDRPYAEFSMRATSLVRVAPFPRLEERLGATRQTIPFPWMPWQRQMLSAYLMPAELPETQLQELSEFALSFVERNDADLLGTLLDMNATIHRDFEYVTASTTIATTAFDVFESRRGVCQDFANLMICLARLLQIPARYRMGYVFTGGDYENKAQSDASHAWLELYVPRVGWHGFDPTNGRQIGNDHVRVACGRNYRDATPTSGTIYRGGGMETLTVSVRVEEAVEADMMASLR; encoded by the coding sequence ATGAGCGAGCTGCTGGCCCTGTGCTTCGACGGCGATGCCTCGCCCGCGGTGCGTTTCGCGGACCCGCAGGCGCCGTCGGGCGGCGGGCGCGCACCCGCGCGCCACTACGGCTGGGGCATCGGCTGGTATCCGAAGAGCGAGCGCGGCGCGTCCGTGCTGAAGGATCCGAGCTCGTCGGGCCAGACGGCGGTCGGCGACGCGCTCGGCGACTGGGAGCGCTTCCGGTCGACGCTCTTCCTCTGCCACCTGCGCGGCCACAACCGGCCGCGCAGCCAGCAGGACGCGCAGCCCTTCGTCCGCAGCTACGGCGGACACCAGTGGATCTTCGCGCACGACGGCGACCTCGCGCACGACTACGCGGAGCGCCTCCCGCTCGGCGACGACCCCGCCTTCGAGCCGCTCGGCTACACGGACAGCGAGCACGCGTTCTGCTGGCTGCTCGCGCAGCTCCACCAGCGTCGCGCGCGCGCGCTCGCCGACGTGGCGCCCGAGGACCTGCACGGCTGGTTCCGTCGGCTCAACGAGGGCGGGCACATCAACGCCATCCTGTCGGACGGCGACATGCTGCTCGTGTACGGCGACGTCGCGCCCGCGCGGCGCCTGTGCTGGAGCCGGCGGATTCCGCCGCACGTGCAGACGTCGCTCGAGTCGCAGGCCGTGTCGATCTCGCTCGACGCGGCGCGCGACCCGAACCGCACGCTGCTCGTGTTCTCGAGCGTCCCGCTCTCGCGCGACGAGTGGCTGCCGCTCGCGCCGTCGCAGATGGTCCTCGCGCGACGCGGCGCGGTGGTGTTCGACAGCGCGCCCGCGGCCGAGACCGCGCCGGGCGCGCCGCGCGACCCGGGCGCGCCGCCGCCCACGCTGCGCAGCGAGACGTCGCACCAGGTCGCCGCGGCCGTGCCGCTCTCGCACTACTCGGAGGACGCGCATGCGCCCGCGAGCGCCCCGGCGTCGCGCGTGCTGCGCGTCGTGCACGAGACGCGGTACGCGTACACGGACGCGGTCGAGCGGAGCTCGCACCGGCTCCTGCTGCGCCCGCTCGACGACCGTCACCAGAAGCTCCTGTCCTACGACCTCGACCTCTCGCCGTCGGCCGAGGTGGCGGAGTTCGAGGACGTGTTCGGGAACACCGCGTTCCACCTCGAGATCGACCGGCCCTACGCGGAGTTCTCGATGCGCGCGACGTCGCTCGTGCGCGTCGCGCCGTTCCCGCGTCTCGAGGAGCGTCTCGGAGCGACGCGGCAGACGATCCCGTTCCCGTGGATGCCGTGGCAGCGGCAGATGCTGTCGGCCTACCTGATGCCGGCCGAGCTGCCCGAGACGCAGCTGCAGGAGCTCTCCGAGTTCGCGCTGAGCTTCGTCGAGCGCAACGACGCCGACCTGCTCGGCACGCTGCTCGACATGAACGCGACCATCCACCGCGACTTCGAGTACGTGACGGCGTCGACCACGATCGCGACGACGGCCTTCGACGTGTTCGAGTCGCGGCGCGGCGTGTGCCAGGACTTCGCGAACCTGATGATCTGTCTCGCGCGGCTGCTGCAGATCCCGGCGCGCTACCGCATGGGATACGTGTTCACGGGCGGCGACTACGAGAACAAGGCGCAGTCCGACGCCTCGCACGCCTGGCTCGAGCTGTACGTGCCGCGCGTCGGGTGGCACGGCTTCGACCCGACGAACGGACGCCAGATCGGCAACGACCACGTGCGCGTCGCGTGCGGGCGCAACTATCGCGACGCGACGCCGACGTCGGGCACGATCTACCGCGGCGGCGGCATGGAGACGCTCACGGTGAGCGTGCGCGTCGAGGAGGCGGTCGAGGCCGACATGATGGCCTCGCTCCGCTAG
- the glnA gene encoding type I glutamate--ammonia ligase: MSTPKQVLEMAKKAGAVMVDCRITDWPGSWQHCSHPIDQLTEDTFEDGYGFDGSSIRGWKAINESDMLMIPDPTTAFIDPFLKHPTLVLTCDVVDPMTREPYSLDPRHIAKKAEAFLKQSGIGDTAYFGPEAEFFVFNDVRFTTASNLGYYEIDSDEAVWNTARDEDGANLGYKVRHKMGYFPVPPSDTQQDLRTEMCLEMAKLGLRIETQHHEVATAGQAEIDMVFDTLVTMADNVIKYKYVVKNVARRHGLTATFMPKPLFQDNGSGMHTHQSIWKDGKPLFAGDGYAGLSQFALWYIGGILKHSRALAAFTNPTTNSYKRLVPGYEAPVNLAYSSRNRSASCRIPTYSQSPKAKRVEVRYPDPAANPYLAFSAMLMAGIDGVLNKVDPGGPLDKNIYALSPEEAAGIPTMPGSLDEALRELEADHDFLLQGGVFTEDAISGWINYKREADVDPIRLRPHPHEFELYYDI, from the coding sequence ATGAGCACCCCCAAGCAGGTTCTGGAGATGGCCAAGAAGGCGGGCGCGGTCATGGTCGACTGCCGCATCACCGACTGGCCGGGCAGCTGGCAGCACTGCTCGCACCCGATCGATCAGCTCACCGAGGACACGTTCGAGGACGGCTACGGGTTCGACGGCTCGTCGATCCGCGGCTGGAAGGCGATCAACGAGAGCGACATGCTCATGATCCCCGACCCGACGACGGCGTTCATCGACCCCTTCCTGAAGCACCCGACGCTCGTGCTGACGTGCGACGTGGTCGACCCGATGACGCGCGAGCCGTACTCGCTCGACCCGCGCCACATCGCGAAGAAGGCCGAGGCCTTCCTCAAGCAGAGCGGCATCGGCGACACGGCGTACTTCGGCCCCGAGGCGGAGTTCTTCGTGTTCAACGACGTGCGCTTCACGACCGCGTCGAACCTCGGCTACTACGAGATCGACTCGGACGAGGCCGTCTGGAACACGGCGCGCGACGAGGACGGGGCGAACCTCGGCTACAAGGTCCGCCACAAGATGGGCTACTTCCCGGTGCCGCCGAGCGACACGCAGCAGGACCTGCGCACCGAGATGTGCCTCGAGATGGCGAAGCTCGGCCTGCGGATCGAGACGCAGCACCACGAGGTGGCGACCGCCGGGCAGGCCGAGATCGACATGGTGTTCGACACGCTCGTCACCATGGCCGACAACGTCATCAAGTACAAGTACGTGGTGAAGAACGTCGCGCGCCGGCACGGCCTGACGGCGACGTTCATGCCGAAGCCGCTGTTCCAGGACAACGGCTCGGGCATGCACACGCACCAGTCGATCTGGAAGGACGGCAAGCCGCTCTTCGCGGGCGATGGCTATGCCGGCCTCTCGCAGTTCGCGCTCTGGTACATCGGCGGCATCCTGAAGCACTCGCGCGCGCTCGCCGCCTTCACGAACCCGACGACGAACTCGTACAAGCGGCTCGTCCCGGGCTACGAGGCGCCGGTCAACCTGGCCTACTCGTCGCGCAACCGCTCGGCCTCGTGCCGCATCCCGACCTACTCGCAGAGCCCGAAGGCGAAGCGCGTCGAGGTGCGGTACCCGGACCCGGCGGCGAACCCGTACCTGGCGTTCTCGGCGATGCTGATGGCCGGCATCGACGGCGTGCTCAACAAGGTCGATCCGGGCGGTCCGCTCGACAAGAACATCTACGCCCTCTCGCCCGAGGAGGCGGCCGGCATCCCGACGATGCCGGGCAGCCTCGACGAGGCGCTGCGCGAGCTCGAGGCCGACCACGACTTCCTGCTCCAGGGGGGAGTGTTCACCGAGGACGCGATCTCGGGCTGGATCAACTACAAGCGCGAGGCGGACGTCGATCCGATCCGCCTGCGCCCGCATCCGCACGAGTTCGAGCTCTACTACGACATCTAG
- a CDS encoding circularly permuted type 2 ATP-grasp protein, with protein MAGRSRNDHGGRLFAAYEPIAGTYDEVFDAKGRVRPPARRAVELLEAIGPREFRARQKLADSTFLKSGITFSVYSDDRGSERIFPFDLIPRLVAAPDWKKLSAGLEQRVRALNAFLADVYGSQRILREKVIPEDLVLGAQGYVAEMRGVRPPKGVHIHIAGIDMIRDPHGEFLVLEDNVRTPSGVSYVLENRQVMKKVFPKVFADAHVRGVEEYPIRLRDALASVGPAPDDEDMTVVLTPGPFNSAYFEHSFLARRMGVPLVEGRDLFVDDDKVFAKTTRGPQRVDVVYRRIDDPFLDPEAFDPKSLLGVPGLVRAYAKGNVALANAIGNGVADDKAVYPFVPDMVRFYLSEEPLLGQVPTYQCFRDEDRRYVLDHVGELVVKSVNEAGGYGMLIGPQSTKKQQKEFRERIAANPRGYIAQPRIELSTCPTWTKSGPAPRRVDLRPYVVNGKSTWTLPGGLTRVALVKGSYVVNSSQGGGSKDTWVLQDERP; from the coding sequence ATGGCTGGACGCTCGAGAAACGACCACGGCGGGCGCCTGTTCGCCGCGTACGAGCCGATCGCCGGCACCTACGACGAGGTGTTCGATGCGAAGGGCCGCGTGCGCCCGCCCGCGCGACGCGCCGTCGAGCTGCTCGAAGCGATCGGCCCGCGCGAGTTCCGCGCGCGCCAGAAGCTCGCCGACTCCACGTTCCTGAAGAGCGGCATCACGTTCTCGGTGTACTCGGACGACCGCGGGTCCGAGCGCATCTTCCCGTTCGATCTCATCCCGCGGCTCGTCGCCGCTCCGGACTGGAAGAAGCTCTCCGCGGGCCTCGAGCAGCGCGTGCGCGCGCTCAACGCCTTCCTCGCCGACGTCTACGGCAGCCAGCGCATCCTGCGCGAGAAGGTGATCCCCGAGGATCTCGTGCTCGGCGCACAGGGCTACGTCGCCGAGATGCGCGGCGTGCGCCCGCCGAAGGGCGTCCACATCCACATCGCGGGCATCGACATGATCCGCGACCCGCACGGCGAGTTCCTCGTGCTCGAGGACAACGTGCGCACGCCGTCGGGCGTCTCGTACGTGCTCGAGAACCGCCAGGTGATGAAGAAGGTGTTCCCGAAGGTGTTCGCGGACGCGCACGTCCGCGGCGTCGAGGAGTACCCGATCCGTCTGCGCGACGCGCTGGCGTCCGTCGGGCCCGCGCCGGACGACGAGGACATGACGGTCGTCCTCACGCCCGGCCCGTTCAACTCCGCCTACTTCGAGCACAGCTTCCTGGCGCGCCGGATGGGCGTGCCGCTCGTCGAGGGCCGCGATCTCTTCGTCGACGACGACAAGGTGTTCGCCAAGACGACGCGCGGCCCGCAGCGCGTCGACGTCGTCTACCGGCGCATCGACGACCCCTTCCTCGACCCCGAGGCCTTCGATCCGAAGAGCCTGCTCGGCGTGCCCGGCCTCGTGCGCGCCTACGCGAAGGGCAACGTCGCGCTCGCCAACGCGATCGGGAACGGCGTCGCGGACGACAAGGCCGTGTATCCCTTCGTCCCGGACATGGTGCGCTTCTACCTGTCCGAGGAGCCGCTGCTCGGCCAGGTCCCGACGTACCAGTGCTTCCGCGACGAGGATCGCCGCTACGTGCTCGACCACGTGGGCGAGCTCGTCGTGAAGTCCGTCAACGAGGCCGGCGGCTACGGCATGCTGATCGGGCCGCAGTCGACGAAGAAGCAGCAGAAGGAGTTCCGCGAGCGCATCGCCGCGAACCCGCGCGGCTACATCGCGCAGCCGCGCATCGAGCTCTCCACCTGCCCGACCTGGACGAAGTCCGGGCCCGCGCCGCGGCGCGTCGACCTCCGCCCCTACGTCGTCAACGGCAAGTCGACCTGGACGCTGCCCGGCGGCCTCACGCGCGTCGCGCTCGTGAAGGGCTCCTACGTCGTGAACTCGAGCCAGGGTGGCGGCTCGAAGGACACGTGGGTCCTGCAGGACGAGCGGCCGTGA
- a CDS encoding P-II family nitrogen regulator, with protein MKKIEAIIKPFKLDEVKEALHEIGIQGLTVTEVKGFGRQKGHTELYRGAEYVVDFLPKIKLEIVVADDTADKVVDAIANAANTGRIGDGKIFVLPLEEVIRIRTGERGPDAV; from the coding sequence ATGAAGAAGATCGAAGCGATCATCAAGCCCTTCAAGCTCGACGAGGTCAAGGAAGCCCTCCACGAGATCGGCATCCAGGGCCTCACCGTGACCGAGGTGAAGGGCTTCGGTCGCCAGAAGGGACACACGGAGCTCTACCGCGGCGCGGAGTACGTGGTCGACTTCCTCCCGAAGATCAAGCTCGAGATCGTCGTGGCGGACGACACGGCGGACAAGGTGGTCGACGCGATCGCGAACGCGGCGAACACGGGGCGCATCGGCGACGGGAAGATCTTCGTGCTGCCCCTCGAAGAAGTGATTCGCATCCGGACGGGCGAACGCGGCCCGGATGCGGTCTGA
- a CDS encoding ThuA domain-containing protein, with translation MRILKRALLALAALVVVLVVVALGVIRYVGAWNLVFPNRTHEVEPPALPDARALPHPAVLVFTKTNGFRHVEGIAAGRALLEDVAARRGWHLFPTENGAVMRPDLLARFDAVVFLNASGDMFDEAQERAFQEWLESGGGWLGVHAAGDGSHAEWRWYVDTLIGAGFIGHPMGPQFQTARVRVEDATHPATAALPATFDHEEEWYSWDRSPRLAGMHVLATIDETTYSPIARIFGSERDLRMGSDHPVAWTRCVGRGRAVYSALGHAAAAYDVPENRALLEGALAWALGAEGEGCGEDR, from the coding sequence ATGCGCATCCTCAAGCGCGCGCTGCTCGCACTCGCGGCGCTCGTCGTCGTCCTCGTCGTCGTCGCGCTCGGCGTGATCCGGTACGTCGGGGCGTGGAACCTCGTGTTCCCGAACCGCACGCACGAGGTCGAGCCGCCCGCGCTTCCCGACGCGCGCGCGCTCCCGCACCCGGCCGTGCTCGTCTTCACGAAGACGAACGGCTTCCGGCACGTCGAGGGCATCGCGGCGGGCCGCGCGCTGCTCGAGGACGTCGCCGCGCGCCGCGGCTGGCACCTCTTCCCGACCGAGAACGGCGCCGTGATGCGGCCCGACCTGCTCGCGCGCTTCGACGCCGTCGTGTTCCTGAACGCGTCGGGCGACATGTTCGACGAGGCGCAGGAGCGCGCGTTCCAGGAGTGGCTCGAGTCGGGCGGCGGTTGGCTCGGCGTCCACGCGGCCGGCGACGGATCGCACGCCGAGTGGCGCTGGTACGTCGACACGCTGATCGGCGCGGGCTTCATCGGCCACCCGATGGGCCCGCAGTTCCAGACGGCGCGCGTGCGCGTCGAGGACGCGACGCACCCCGCGACGGCCGCGCTCCCGGCGACGTTCGACCACGAGGAGGAGTGGTACTCGTGGGATCGCAGCCCGCGGCTCGCGGGCATGCACGTGCTCGCGACGATCGACGAGACGACGTACTCGCCGATCGCGCGCATCTTCGGCAGCGAGCGCGACCTCCGGATGGGCAGCGACCACCCCGTCGCGTGGACGCGCTGCGTCGGGCGCGGGCGCGCCGTCTACTCCGCGCTCGGCCACGCGGCAGCGGCCTACGACGTGCCCGAGAACCGCGCGCTGCTCGAGGGCGCACTCGCCTGGGCGCTCGGCGCCGAGGGCGAGGGCTGCGGCGAGGATCGCTAG
- a CDS encoding helix-turn-helix domain-containing protein, producing the protein MQTHPLRAHEPRATSPEPAPDTDLEAVEALLRAGGSPGSPLELREWLELAEAWYIARTLRALRGNRSAAARVLGIGRRTLYAKMQKLGIEASWQPGRRG; encoded by the coding sequence ATGCAGACCCATCCCCTGCGCGCGCACGAGCCGCGCGCCACGTCCCCCGAACCTGCGCCCGACACCGACCTCGAGGCGGTCGAGGCGCTCCTGCGCGCCGGCGGCTCGCCGGGCAGCCCGCTCGAGCTTCGCGAATGGCTCGAGCTCGCCGAGGCCTGGTACATCGCGCGAACGCTCCGCGCGCTGCGAGGCAACCGCTCGGCGGCCGCGAGGGTGCTCGGCATTGGCCGACGCACGCTCTATGCGAAGATGCAGAAGCTCGGGATCGAGGCCAGCTGGCAGCCCGGGCGCCGGGGCTGA
- a CDS encoding GFA family protein encodes MEIEGGCYCGAVRYRAEGEAMLRGQCHCRECQYITGGAPNVVLGMPEAGFAFTKGKPRPFARADLETPVTREFCGTCGTHLLTRAPGLPGAVLLKVGTLDDPGVFDGPQMAIYHAEAQPFHSVPEGCAVFERAPGA; translated from the coding sequence ATGGAGATCGAGGGCGGATGCTATTGCGGCGCGGTCCGCTACCGCGCCGAGGGCGAGGCGATGCTGCGCGGGCAGTGCCACTGCCGCGAGTGCCAGTACATCACGGGAGGCGCGCCGAACGTCGTGCTCGGGATGCCCGAGGCCGGCTTCGCCTTCACGAAGGGGAAGCCGCGCCCGTTCGCGCGCGCCGACCTCGAGACGCCGGTCACGCGCGAGTTCTGCGGCACGTGCGGCACGCATCTGCTGACGCGCGCTCCCGGCCTGCCGGGCGCCGTGCTGCTCAAGGTCGGAACGCTCGACGATCCGGGCGTTTTCGACGGGCCGCAGATGGCGATCTACCACGCCGAGGCGCAGCCGTTCCACTCGGTGCCGGAGGGGTGTGCGGTCTTCGAGCGCGCTCCCGGCGCGTGA
- a CDS encoding tetratricopeptide repeat protein — MFGVAGCAALGVGRAAPTQDEIAALPLTEVLMLADGGNGFAQHRLCHAYSYGDGVQQDYARAFEWCTRAASHAELASSKTLLGDLYFHGRGVEQSLELARHWYEQAAAGGHPHAQFMLGVIYQQGRGVAPDTDAARTWYESAAAGGSSLARDRLDQLPVK; from the coding sequence ATGTTCGGCGTCGCCGGCTGCGCCGCGCTCGGCGTCGGGCGCGCGGCGCCGACCCAGGACGAGATCGCGGCGCTCCCGCTCACCGAGGTGCTGATGCTCGCCGACGGCGGCAACGGGTTCGCGCAGCACCGCCTCTGCCACGCCTACAGCTACGGCGACGGCGTGCAGCAGGACTACGCGCGCGCGTTCGAGTGGTGCACGCGCGCCGCCTCGCACGCCGAGCTCGCCTCGTCGAAGACCCTGCTCGGCGATCTCTACTTCCACGGCCGCGGCGTCGAGCAGAGCCTCGAGCTCGCGCGGCACTGGTACGAGCAGGCGGCCGCCGGCGGGCACCCGCACGCGCAGTTCATGCTGGGCGTGATCTACCAGCAGGGCCGCGGCGTCGCGCCCGACACGGATGCCGCTCGCACGTGGTACGAGAGCGCGGCCGCGGGCGGCAGCAGCCTCGCGCGCGACCGGCTCGACCAGCTCCCCGTCAAGTAG